A region of Paenimyroides aestuarii DNA encodes the following proteins:
- a CDS encoding DUF2255 family protein codes for MKQFKTEILHKINTADDLKISPLRADGKTYGTPTWIWEVVVEGELYVRAYNGTMGRWYQSAIQQKAGQIHAAGMVKDVVFEAANNKEELQSKIDAAYREKYSNSPYLGSMIREEAKAATVKISPQ; via the coding sequence ATGAAACAATTTAAAACTGAAATATTACACAAAATCAATACCGCCGACGATTTGAAAATATCGCCTTTAAGAGCCGATGGAAAAACCTATGGCACACCTACGTGGATTTGGGAAGTGGTGGTTGAAGGCGAATTGTATGTGCGTGCCTACAACGGTACAATGGGTCGCTGGTACCAATCTGCCATTCAGCAAAAAGCAGGACAAATTCACGCTGCAGGAATGGTGAAAGATGTTGTCTTTGAGGCGGCTAATAACAAGGAAGAACTTCAATCGAAAATAGATGCCGCCTATCGCGAAAAATACAGCAATAGCCCATATCTCGGCTCAATGATTCGCGAAGAGGCTAAAGCGGCAACAGTGAAAATTTCTCCACAATAA
- the tnpA gene encoding IS200/IS605 family transposase translates to MANTYSQIYIQIVFAVKGRENLISPKNREELQQYITGIVTKRNQKLFAIYAMPDHVHILVSIAPDISVSDLVRDIKAGSSKFINDSKWMNGKFNWQHGFGAFSYSKSSVDNVVKYILNQEEHHKKKNFKEEYLDFLQKFEIDYNEKYLFNWVTDEKNEN, encoded by the coding sequence ATGGCAAATACCTATTCGCAAATTTATATTCAAATTGTTTTCGCTGTTAAAGGTCGTGAAAATCTCATTTCACCAAAAAATAGGGAAGAATTACAACAATACATTACCGGAATTGTTACAAAACGTAATCAAAAACTGTTCGCTATTTATGCGATGCCTGACCATGTGCATATTCTTGTAAGTATTGCACCTGACATTTCTGTTTCAGATTTAGTAAGGGACATCAAGGCAGGTTCATCGAAATTTATCAATGATAGTAAATGGATGAATGGAAAATTTAATTGGCAGCATGGATTTGGAGCGTTTTCCTATTCTAAAAGTAGCGTTGATAATGTTGTGAAATATATTTTAAACCAAGAAGAGCATCATAAAAAGAAAAATTTTAAAGAAGAATATTTAGATTTTTTACAAAAATTTGAAATTGATTACAACGAAAAATATTTGTTTAATTGGGTGACTGATGAAAAAAATGAGAATTAG
- a CDS encoding glutamine--tRNA ligase/YqeY domain fusion protein, whose amino-acid sequence MSTKEKSLNFIEQIIEEDLKNGLPPNKLRFRFPPEPNGYLHIGHASSICLNFGLGLDYNAPVNLRFDDTNPAKEEQEFVDAIKRDVEWLGFKWDKELYASDYFQELYDWAVLLIKKGKAYVDNLSADEIAKQKGTPTQPGVHSPNRDRSVEENLDLFERMKNGEFAEGEYILRAKIDMASPNMLMRDPIMYRIINASHHRTGANWKIYPMYDWAHGESDYIEQISHSFCTLEFLPHRELYDWFLDQIYDNEKVRPKQREFARRNLSHTVVSKRKLLQLVNEKHVTGWDDPRMSTISGMRRRGYTPAAIRNFADTIGIAKRTNLIDVSLLEFCVREDLNKITDRVMAVLDPVKLVITNYPEGQEEWLDAENNPEAEELTYRKVPFSKELYIEREDFKEDADKKFFRLTLGKEVRLKNAYIIQGESVVKDANGNITEIHVTYDADSRSGSGTEASKRKVKGTIHWVSIPHAVEAEVRIYDRLFTHENPDGNKEVDFKEYINPDSLKVITGYVEPSLKTAVSGDKFQFQRLGYFAVDKDSTTEKLVFNKTVGLRDTWAKIESKE is encoded by the coding sequence ATGTCAACAAAAGAAAAATCACTGAATTTTATAGAGCAAATTATTGAAGAAGATTTAAAAAATGGTTTGCCACCAAATAAATTACGTTTTCGTTTTCCGCCCGAGCCTAACGGATATTTGCACATTGGGCACGCATCATCGATCTGTTTAAACTTTGGTTTGGGATTGGATTACAACGCACCTGTTAATTTGCGTTTCGATGATACCAACCCTGCAAAAGAAGAACAAGAGTTTGTTGATGCCATTAAGCGCGATGTGGAATGGTTGGGTTTTAAATGGGATAAAGAACTATACGCTTCTGATTATTTTCAGGAATTGTATGATTGGGCGGTTCTTTTAATCAAAAAAGGAAAAGCGTATGTTGATAATTTATCGGCAGACGAAATCGCAAAACAAAAAGGAACACCCACGCAGCCCGGAGTGCATTCACCAAACCGCGACCGTTCGGTGGAAGAAAACTTGGATTTGTTCGAGCGCATGAAAAACGGCGAGTTTGCCGAAGGCGAATATATTTTGCGAGCAAAGATAGATATGGCATCACCTAATATGCTAATGCGTGACCCAATTATGTACCGCATCATCAATGCATCGCACCACAGAACAGGCGCTAATTGGAAAATTTATCCAATGTATGACTGGGCTCATGGAGAAAGCGATTATATCGAACAAATTTCCCATTCGTTCTGTACCTTAGAATTTTTACCGCACCGCGAATTGTATGATTGGTTTTTAGATCAGATTTATGATAACGAAAAAGTTCGACCAAAACAGCGCGAATTTGCCCGTAGAAATTTATCGCACACAGTGGTTTCCAAACGTAAATTATTACAATTGGTAAACGAAAAACACGTAACCGGTTGGGACGATCCGCGCATGAGCACCATTTCTGGTATGCGTCGCCGTGGATACACACCTGCTGCCATTCGCAACTTTGCCGATACCATTGGAATTGCAAAACGCACCAATTTAATCGATGTGTCGCTGTTAGAATTTTGTGTGCGCGAAGATTTAAACAAGATCACCGATCGCGTAATGGCTGTTTTAGATCCAGTGAAATTAGTAATCACCAATTATCCGGAAGGACAAGAAGAATGGTTAGATGCTGAAAACAATCCGGAAGCAGAAGAATTAACCTATAGAAAAGTTCCTTTTTCAAAAGAATTATATATTGAACGTGAAGATTTTAAGGAAGATGCCGACAAGAAATTTTTCCGTTTAACCTTAGGAAAGGAAGTACGTTTAAAGAATGCTTACATTATTCAAGGAGAAAGCGTTGTGAAAGATGCAAACGGAAACATTACCGAAATTCATGTAACCTATGATGCAGATTCTAGATCGGGAAGCGGAACAGAAGCATCTAAACGCAAGGTGAAAGGAACCATTCATTGGGTTTCGATTCCGCATGCTGTGGAAGCCGAAGTGCGTATTTACGACCGTTTGTTTACACACGAAAATCCTGATGGAAACAAAGAAGTTGATTTTAAAGAATACATCAATCCAGATTCTTTAAAAGTGATTACAGGCTATGTAGAACCTAGCTTAAAGACGGCTGTAAGCGGCGATAAATTCCAGTTTCAACGTTTGGGTTATTTTGCTGTTGATAAAGATTCAACAACAGAAAAATTGGTGTTTAACAAAACCGTAGGATTGCGTGATACGTGGGCAAAAATTGAAAGTAAAGAGTAA
- a CDS encoding YtxH domain-containing protein, with the protein MGKTGNTLVAILAGAAVGAVAGVLLAPEQGEKTRKKISDGFKSGTDDLNCKMDELKNQVKSLISSRKGDFESSFNSLLNKADDKKEDVIASLERKLAELKGQASNAVDKAKDMTNKAADNIKSELK; encoded by the coding sequence ATGGGAAAAACAGGAAACACATTAGTAGCGATTTTAGCAGGTGCAGCAGTTGGTGCTGTTGCTGGCGTTTTATTGGCACCTGAGCAAGGTGAAAAAACGAGAAAGAAAATCTCTGACGGATTCAAATCAGGAACAGACGATTTGAATTGCAAAATGGATGAATTGAAAAATCAAGTGAAGAGTTTAATTTCTTCTAGAAAAGGAGATTTTGAGTCGTCGTTCAATTCCTTATTAAACAAGGCTGATGACAAAAAAGAAGATGTCATTGCTAGTTTAGAGCGCAAGTTGGCTGAATTAAAAGGACAAGCTTCTAATGCAGTTGATAAGGCAAAAGATATGACTAACAAGGCTGCAGACAATATCAAGTCTGAATTAAAGTAA
- the folB gene encoding dihydroneopterin aldolase yields the protein MGIIRLTNIRVFTNHGCLVEEAKIGSDYRVDLEIKADLRKSAATDELVDTVDYVHLNQIVKEEMAIRSKLLEHVAKRIIVRIFDELPMVSRILLEVSKINPPIGGDVQQVTIVMEEYRA from the coding sequence ATGGGAATTATTCGCTTAACAAACATACGTGTTTTCACCAACCATGGCTGTTTGGTTGAAGAAGCCAAAATAGGTTCGGATTACCGTGTAGATTTAGAAATTAAAGCCGATTTGCGAAAATCTGCAGCGACAGATGAATTGGTCGATACGGTAGATTATGTGCATTTAAACCAAATTGTAAAGGAAGAAATGGCCATACGCTCTAAATTGTTAGAACATGTTGCCAAGCGCATCATTGTGCGTATTTTTGATGAATTGCCCATGGTTTCGCGAATTTTGCTAGAAGTTTCAAAAATAAATCCGCCTATTGGTGGTGATGTACAGCAAGTTACTATTGTTATGGAAGAATACCGGGCATAA
- a CDS encoding cupin domain-containing protein, which produces MKRITKFLVAIIAVMGIFACQQTTKEQEMKTDEMTTNAIFPKGQKGPSELFTGNAHNFGFELDSVFTTAAGNVYFMPGARSNWHSHPSGQILIITDGVGYHQIEGQPVETIKKGDVVQCPPNVRHWHGASAKVGLQQIYIVPNTEKGIVDWQEAVTDAQYQPKK; this is translated from the coding sequence ATGAAACGTATCACAAAATTTTTGGTAGCGATTATCGCCGTTATGGGAATTTTCGCCTGCCAGCAAACAACAAAAGAACAAGAAATGAAAACAGACGAAATGACCACCAACGCCATTTTTCCAAAAGGACAAAAAGGGCCATCTGAATTGTTTACAGGAAATGCCCACAATTTTGGATTTGAGCTGGATTCAGTATTTACCACTGCCGCAGGAAACGTATATTTTATGCCAGGTGCACGCAGCAATTGGCACAGCCATCCATCGGGACAAATCCTCATCATCACAGATGGTGTGGGTTATCATCAAATTGAAGGACAGCCTGTTGAAACCATCAAAAAAGGCGATGTGGTGCAATGTCCGCCCAACGTAAGGCATTGGCATGGAGCCAGTGCAAAAGTAGGTTTGCAACAAATTTATATCGTGCCCAATACAGAAAAAGGCATTGTAGATTGGCAAGAAGCCGTTACGGATGCACAATATCAACCAAAAAAATAA
- a CDS encoding dicarboxylate/amino acid:cation symporter, whose amino-acid sequence MFKSKLGILTTVFVTLAIIITFLYEFDVLAISPSFMIAVRWIVALMLILNGFARKNLTTWIITCMILGVFIGIDFPNAAVALQPLSKGFIKLVKTIVAPIIFATLVYGIAGHSDLKQVGRMAWKSMLYFFCATSCAIFIGLAVINITKAGEGIDLQSMPQEELPATKAPDAALEHLPENVHGIYKFAHFIYDLFPENIVKSMYENQVLQVVVFSVIFGIGLAMVEEKKRKPLVDFTESLSETMFKFTNLIMYFAPIGVGAAMAYTVGHLGVDILKNLFMLLGSLYLALLLFMLLVFVPVMLYLKIPIKKFIEAVKEPVSIAFATTSSDAALPKAMSAMEKFGVPRKIVSFVIPTGYSFNLDGTSLYLSLASIFVAQAAGMNLDIGQQIGIAFTLMITSKGVAAVPRASLIVLIATAEQFGLPVFIIAAILGIDELMDMARTSVNVIGNCLATVVVAKWEKEFDEEAPYRLTDEVLDEV is encoded by the coding sequence ATGTTTAAAAGCAAATTAGGAATATTAACTACAGTTTTTGTAACACTAGCAATAATTATTACTTTTTTATACGAATTTGATGTTTTAGCCATTTCGCCCAGCTTTATGATTGCTGTTCGTTGGATAGTAGCTCTTATGCTGATATTAAATGGTTTTGCAAGAAAAAACCTCACCACATGGATTATAACATGTATGATTTTAGGGGTTTTTATTGGAATCGATTTTCCCAATGCAGCAGTAGCCTTGCAGCCATTGAGCAAAGGATTTATAAAATTGGTAAAAACAATCGTAGCTCCTATTATTTTTGCAACATTGGTGTATGGAATAGCAGGACATTCAGATTTAAAACAAGTGGGAAGAATGGCATGGAAATCAATGCTTTATTTCTTTTGTGCCACATCATGCGCCATTTTTATTGGGTTGGCAGTGATTAATATTACCAAAGCAGGTGAGGGGATCGATTTGCAAAGCATGCCTCAAGAAGAACTTCCGGCAACAAAAGCACCCGATGCAGCTTTAGAACATTTACCAGAAAATGTGCATGGTATATACAAATTTGCGCATTTTATTTACGATTTGTTTCCAGAAAACATCGTGAAATCTATGTATGAAAACCAAGTGCTGCAAGTAGTTGTTTTTTCGGTTATTTTTGGAATTGGCTTAGCAATGGTTGAAGAAAAAAAACGTAAACCTTTGGTTGATTTCACTGAAAGCTTGTCGGAAACCATGTTTAAATTCACCAACCTCATTATGTATTTTGCACCAATAGGTGTAGGAGCAGCAATGGCATACACAGTTGGGCATTTAGGCGTAGATATTCTTAAAAACCTATTCATGCTTTTAGGTTCTCTTTATTTGGCACTGCTTCTTTTTATGTTGCTTGTTTTTGTGCCGGTCATGCTCTATTTAAAAATACCTATAAAAAAGTTTATCGAGGCAGTAAAAGAACCTGTTTCTATTGCTTTTGCCACCACAAGTTCCGATGCTGCTTTGCCAAAAGCCATGAGTGCTATGGAAAAGTTTGGTGTGCCACGAAAAATTGTATCGTTTGTAATACCTACGGGTTACAGTTTTAACTTAGATGGCACATCGTTGTATCTGTCACTGGCATCAATATTTGTGGCACAAGCCGCAGGTATGAATTTAGATATTGGACAGCAAATAGGAATTGCCTTTACTTTAATGATTACATCAAAAGGGGTGGCGGCTGTTCCGCGTGCTTCATTGATTGTGTTAATTGCCACTGCCGAGCAATTTGGATTGCCGGTGTTCATCATTGCCGCTATTTTAGGGATTGATGAATTAATGGATATGGCACGAACATCGGTAAACGTTATCGGTAACTGTTTGGCAACAGTGGTGGTGGCCAAATGGGAAAAAGAATTTGACGAAGAAGCTCCATACCGATTGACAGATGAAGTGTTAGATGAGGTTTAG
- a CDS encoding YbbC/YhhH family protein encodes MRKLVIIFSFVLLNNCIVKAQENRVDTGKKFAQKELDLALAIEKENPNYVGVKPLIKNEEMAIQVIEPIVVGKYGKERIELQKPYKVHKIEQYYIISGTLPFGSIGGTFVIIIDETNARVLHLTHYK; translated from the coding sequence ATGAGAAAGTTAGTTATTATATTTTCTTTCGTCCTATTGAACAACTGCATAGTTAAGGCACAAGAAAATCGTGTGGATACAGGGAAAAAGTTTGCACAAAAAGAGCTTGATTTAGCATTGGCTATCGAAAAAGAGAATCCTAATTACGTTGGTGTGAAACCTTTAATTAAGAATGAAGAGATGGCAATTCAAGTAATAGAGCCAATAGTAGTTGGAAAATATGGTAAAGAGAGAATTGAATTGCAAAAACCTTATAAAGTTCATAAAATAGAACAATATTATATAATATCAGGAACTTTGCCGTTTGGATCTATAGGAGGAACATTTGTAATTATTATTGATGAAACAAATGCAAGAGTATTGCATTTAACTCATTACAAATAA
- a CDS encoding DUF6327 family protein, which produces MKTKYTSYEEVNKELEILKLEREISIRKIGVNAENTLELFSPNRLITQGLTSLGNSVKHSKGIKSLVLSTVFKFIFNKIFKK; this is translated from the coding sequence ATGAAAACAAAATACACCTCATACGAAGAAGTTAACAAAGAACTAGAGATTCTTAAACTTGAACGCGAAATCAGCATTCGGAAGATAGGAGTTAATGCAGAAAATACTTTAGAACTTTTTTCGCCTAATCGATTAATTACGCAAGGTTTAACTTCGCTTGGCAATTCGGTTAAGCATTCTAAAGGCATTAAATCCTTAGTTTTATCAACAGTTTTTAAATTTATATTTAATAAGATATTTAAAAAATAA
- a CDS encoding sugar O-acetyltransferase, protein MSEHNIFKELRAGAHIAPNHPERHVLREESYKSIALCQQINQTANPEEINSLLSELVGQKVDETVAIFPPFHTNYGKHLLLGNNVFINFNCTMLAWGGITIEDDVFIAPNVNLLTEGHSIQPSQRQGLQSQPIHIKKGVWIGANATILQGVTIGENSIVAAGAVVSKDVPDNVIVGGTPAKIIKQIDLINED, encoded by the coding sequence ATGTCAGAACATAACATATTTAAAGAATTAAGAGCAGGTGCACACATTGCACCCAACCATCCAGAAAGGCATGTATTGCGGGAAGAATCCTACAAATCCATCGCCTTATGTCAACAAATCAATCAAACGGCAAATCCTGAAGAAATTAATAGCTTGTTAAGTGAATTGGTTGGTCAAAAAGTAGATGAAACAGTCGCTATTTTTCCACCATTTCATACCAATTATGGTAAACACCTCCTATTGGGCAACAATGTGTTTATCAATTTTAACTGCACAATGTTGGCTTGGGGGGGCATCACTATTGAAGACGATGTGTTTATTGCCCCCAATGTGAATTTGCTCACCGAAGGGCATTCCATACAACCTAGCCAACGACAAGGATTACAATCACAACCTATCCATATTAAAAAAGGTGTGTGGATTGGTGCCAATGCCACCATTTTACAAGGCGTAACAATTGGCGAAAACTCAATCGTGGCAGCTGGTGCAGTGGTTTCTAAAGATGTGCCCGATAATGTGATTGTCGGCGGAACACCAGCAAAAATTATCAAACAAATAGACCTTATAAATGAGGATTAA
- the gltX gene encoding glutamate--tRNA ligase, with protein sequence MTKPVRVRFAPSPTGPLHIGGVRTALFNYLFAKKNQGVFYVRIEDTDQSRFVPGAEAYIFEALKWLGIEPDETVGVNEQFGPYRQSDRKDLYQQYALDLVHKGFAYYAFDTSEELDALRKNAETNGNTFIYNHSVRETLNTSLNMTNEELEARLFNNDPYVIRFKMPIEEKLTLNDMIRGEVTFDTGLLDDKVLYKSDGMPTYHLANIVDDHLQQTSHVIRGEEWLPSLPLHYLLYRSFGWDAPEFAHLPLILKPVGNGKLSKRDGDKLGFPVFPLDWETASGEKSMGYREQGFFPEAVVNFLALLGWNDGTDKELFSMDELIKLFDLSRVNKSGAKFDPEKNKWFNHQYLIEKENADLLPYLKTVLNEKQIIVDDHKIEKIIGLIKDRANLTTDLFHLSDFFFVTPKEYEEKAAKNWKEDTSDFMQQIISVIENVKVFEAKEIETAVKNWIQENELGMGKIMQPLRIAMVGAMKGPDLFEIIALLGKDEAVQRLHNAINNFKK encoded by the coding sequence ATGACAAAACCAGTACGTGTTCGATTTGCCCCAAGCCCCACCGGTCCGCTGCATATAGGCGGTGTGCGAACTGCGCTATTTAATTATTTATTTGCCAAGAAAAACCAAGGTGTTTTTTATGTGCGGATAGAAGATACCGATCAAAGCAGGTTTGTGCCGGGTGCGGAAGCATATATTTTTGAAGCTTTAAAATGGTTGGGAATTGAACCCGATGAAACCGTAGGCGTAAACGAACAATTTGGACCTTATCGCCAAAGCGATCGCAAAGATTTATACCAACAATATGCACTTGATTTAGTTCATAAAGGTTTTGCTTATTATGCTTTTGATACTTCTGAGGAATTGGACGCCCTTAGAAAAAATGCCGAAACAAACGGTAACACATTCATTTATAATCATTCGGTTCGCGAAACTTTAAACACTTCGCTGAATATGACCAATGAAGAATTAGAAGCACGATTGTTTAACAACGATCCGTATGTGATTCGTTTTAAAATGCCCATCGAAGAAAAATTAACTTTAAACGATATGATTCGGGGAGAAGTTACTTTTGATACCGGTTTGCTAGACGATAAAGTGCTTTATAAATCTGACGGTATGCCCACTTACCATTTGGCCAATATTGTAGATGATCATTTGCAACAAACATCACATGTGATTCGAGGAGAAGAATGGTTGCCTTCTTTGCCATTGCATTACTTATTGTATCGCTCTTTTGGATGGGACGCACCCGAATTTGCACATTTACCATTGATATTAAAGCCCGTTGGAAACGGCAAATTATCTAAGCGAGATGGCGATAAATTAGGATTCCCTGTTTTTCCGTTAGATTGGGAAACAGCATCTGGCGAAAAATCAATGGGATATCGGGAACAAGGCTTCTTTCCTGAAGCGGTTGTGAACTTTTTAGCACTTTTAGGTTGGAACGATGGCACCGACAAAGAATTATTTTCAATGGATGAATTAATCAAATTGTTTGATTTATCGCGTGTAAATAAATCGGGTGCAAAGTTTGATCCTGAAAAAAACAAATGGTTCAACCATCAATACCTCATTGAAAAAGAAAACGCAGACTTGTTGCCTTATTTAAAAACGGTTTTAAACGAAAAACAAATTATAGTTGACGATCATAAAATCGAAAAAATCATTGGATTAATTAAGGATCGTGCAAATTTAACTACCGATTTGTTTCATTTAAGCGATTTTTTCTTTGTTACACCTAAAGAATACGAAGAAAAAGCAGCTAAGAATTGGAAAGAAGATACTTCTGACTTCATGCAACAAATTATTTCTGTGATAGAAAATGTTAAAGTTTTTGAAGCAAAAGAAATTGAAACGGCTGTAAAAAATTGGATTCAGGAAAACGAATTAGGAATGGGCAAAATTATGCAACCTCTTCGTATAGCGATGGTTGGAGCCATGAAAGGTCCTGATTTGTTTGAAATTATTGCCTTATTAGGTAAAGATGAAGCTGTTCAAAGATTGCACAATGCAATTAATAATTTTAAAAAATAA
- a CDS encoding alpha/beta hydrolase, translating to MKKLSVITVLALLFSGLGYAQSTINKTSDKMNHTENYTFELNENVTRTKVHFKNRYGIELTGDLYLPKNGGNNLPALAISGPFGAVKEQSSGLYANQMAARGFVAMAFDPSYTGESGGEPRNVASPDINTEDFSAAIDFLGLQENVDRDKLGIIGICGFGGFALNATAVDKRVKAVATTSMYDMSRVNAEGYFGSTTPEQRTKMLTQMSLQRWEDATNGTPTYPENGLGQTNDDSPQFVKEYYDYYKTERGFHARSINSNGAWTATNSLSFMNMPILTYIKEISPRPMLIIAGENAHSKYFSEDAYKAASEPKELMIIPNGVHTDLYDKLDMIPFEKLEHFFKGNLK from the coding sequence ATGAAAAAATTAAGCGTTATCACGGTGTTAGCACTGCTGTTTTCAGGCTTGGGCTATGCACAATCAACAATCAATAAAACTTCAGATAAAATGAACCACACAGAAAATTATACCTTCGAACTCAATGAAAATGTCACCCGCACCAAAGTACACTTTAAAAATCGTTACGGCATTGAACTAACAGGCGATTTATACCTGCCCAAAAACGGCGGAAACAATTTACCGGCCTTGGCCATCAGTGGTCCATTTGGTGCAGTGAAAGAGCAGTCATCTGGCTTGTACGCCAATCAAATGGCTGCACGTGGCTTTGTGGCGATGGCATTTGACCCATCCTATACCGGCGAAAGTGGAGGTGAACCTCGTAATGTGGCTTCGCCAGATATTAATACGGAAGATTTTAGTGCTGCTATCGATTTTCTTGGTTTACAAGAAAATGTAGATAGAGACAAGTTGGGGATTATCGGCATCTGCGGATTTGGTGGTTTTGCCTTGAACGCTACAGCGGTTGACAAACGTGTAAAAGCAGTGGCAACAACCAGTATGTACGATATGTCGCGGGTAAATGCCGAAGGTTATTTTGGAAGTACAACGCCCGAACAACGTACCAAAATGTTAACACAAATGAGTTTGCAACGCTGGGAAGATGCCACCAATGGCACGCCAACGTATCCCGAAAACGGATTAGGACAAACCAACGATGATTCGCCACAATTTGTCAAAGAATATTATGATTACTACAAAACCGAACGAGGTTTTCACGCGCGTTCTATCAATTCCAATGGTGCGTGGACAGCGACCAACAGTTTATCGTTTATGAATATGCCAATTTTGACATACATCAAAGAGATTTCGCCACGGCCAATGCTCATTATTGCAGGTGAAAATGCTCATTCCAAATACTTTAGTGAAGATGCGTATAAAGCCGCTTCTGAACCGAAAGAATTGATGATTATTCCGAATGGCGTGCACACCGACTTGTATGACAAATTGGATATGATTCCGTTTGAAAAATTGGAGCACTTTTTCAAGGGAAATTTGAAGTAA
- a CDS encoding SPFH domain-containing protein, with product MDFTLYIIAAVIIFIIASSLFTVKQQTAVIIERFGKYQSIRNSGLQMKIPVVDRVAGRLNLRIQQLDVIIETKTKDNVFVKMKVSVQFKVVQERVYEAFYKLEYPHDQITSYVFDVVRAEVPKLKLDDVFERKDDIAIAVKRELNDAMVTYGYDIINTLITDIDPDVQVKHAMNRINAADREKTAAEYEGEAERIRIVAKAKAEAESKRLQGQGIADQRREIARGLVESVDVLNRVGINSQEASALIVVTQHYDTLQSIGAENNSNLILLPNSPQAGSDMLNNMVASFTASNQVGEAMKKSSMKEKGYKPKRNIPPQSDFPSQSTTEE from the coding sequence ATGGATTTTACACTTTACATTATTGCTGCTGTAATTATTTTTATAATTGCATCTTCCTTATTTACTGTAAAACAGCAAACAGCTGTGATTATAGAACGTTTCGGAAAATACCAATCTATCCGAAATTCGGGTTTACAAATGAAAATCCCGGTTGTTGACCGCGTTGCAGGTCGGCTAAATTTGCGCATTCAACAATTAGACGTGATTATTGAAACCAAAACAAAAGACAATGTGTTTGTGAAAATGAAGGTTTCGGTACAGTTTAAAGTGGTACAGGAACGCGTGTACGAAGCTTTTTATAAATTAGAATATCCACATGATCAAATCACCTCATATGTTTTTGATGTGGTACGTGCTGAAGTTCCAAAATTAAAATTAGACGATGTTTTTGAGCGTAAGGATGATATCGCAATAGCTGTGAAACGCGAATTGAACGATGCCATGGTAACTTATGGTTATGATATTATTAATACGTTGATCACCGATATTGATCCAGATGTGCAAGTGAAACATGCAATGAACCGCATTAATGCTGCCGATCGTGAGAAAACAGCTGCCGAATATGAAGGAGAAGCAGAGCGTATTAGAATTGTTGCAAAAGCAAAAGCAGAAGCAGAATCGAAACGTTTGCAAGGACAAGGTATTGCAGATCAGCGCCGCGAAATTGCCCGTGGTTTGGTAGAGTCGGTTGATGTATTGAACAGAGTAGGAATCAATTCGCAAGAAGCATCGGCTTTAATTGTGGTAACGCAGCATTATGATACCTTACAATCAATTGGTGCAGAAAACAATTCAAACCTTATCTTATTGCCTAATTCACCACAAGCGGGTAGCGATATGCTCAACAATATGGTGGCATCGTTCACGGCAAGTAATCAAGTAGGCGAGGCAATGAAGAAATCGTCGATGAAAGAGAAAGGTTATAAACCCAAACGAAATATCCCTCCGCAATCCGATTTTCCTTCACAAAGCACCACCGAAGAATAA
- a CDS encoding winged helix-turn-helix transcriptional regulator encodes MKEEEKKSERFANMVENIKKYGGCPVSATLKLIGGKWKPLILYFISVDVNRFGQLQRMMPDCSKRMMTVQLRELESDGLVHREVFAQVPPKVIYTLTDKGESLRPLFNMLSQWGIEQVLEPRRKAEN; translated from the coding sequence ATGAAAGAAGAAGAAAAAAAATCTGAACGCTTTGCCAATATGGTCGAAAACATCAAAAAATATGGTGGTTGTCCTGTGAGTGCAACGCTAAAACTCATTGGAGGCAAATGGAAACCTTTGATTTTGTATTTTATTTCTGTTGATGTGAATCGGTTTGGGCAATTGCAACGCATGATGCCCGATTGTAGCAAACGCATGATGACCGTACAATTGCGCGAATTGGAAAGCGACGGCTTGGTTCATAGAGAAGTGTTTGCACAAGTGCCGCCCAAAGTCATTTATACCTTAACCGATAAGGGCGAAAGTTTGCGACCGCTTTTCAACATGCTAAGTCAATGGGGAATTGAACAGGTTTTGGAGCCGAGAAGGAAGGCTGAAAATTAA